In Zingiber officinale cultivar Zhangliang chromosome 9B, Zo_v1.1, whole genome shotgun sequence, the genomic window CtttcatttagtataaataaagtcCATTACATCCTCATTTCACTcactcaattccttccaagcaaagcaaACATTGCATTATATACTTGCATTGGAGAATTCGAGAAGCCTCTTTGGTTCGGAGGTCTTACGATTTCAGTGCTGCTATCGCAAGATAaagtcattgtatcttgggagacgattacCATATTCTATGAGTACCGTGTGCAGGGTCAATTCATCTTAAAGAAATAGAGTCTAACTCTAGCCTCAACTCAACCAAAAACGGTAGTATACCATCATTCTGCCGCGCTTAGATTGCACTAATATAAAGATGTCAATAATTTTAAGACGAATTTTTTTAATCGTGCAAACTGATGGATGAGATCAATGACGGTTCGACTGCCATTCCATACGGAAAAAAGACGGAGAAGTTCAATGGAATCGACTTCAAACGATGGCAGCAAAAGATGCTGTTCTATCTGACAATGCTAAACCTCGTACAGTTTCTGCATGAAGACCCGCCAGCTGCTATGGAAGGAAAGTCCGATAATAAGACTGCATGCAATATGTGGATGCACGGAGATTTCCTGTGCCACAACTACGTTCTCAACGCATTGGACAACGTGTTATATAACGTGTATTGTTCGATAGAAATggcaaaatctttgtgggaatcacttgaaaagaaatacaaaaccAAAAACgccggattgaagaaattcatcgtcggatGGTTTTTGGATTTCAAGATGATGGATTCCAAGAGCGtgacatctcaagtccaagacatgcaactaataatgcatgaTCTGGATGCCGAAGGCATGAAACTGAACGAGTCATTCAAACTAGTCGCGGTAATCGAGAAACTCCCTctgtcatggaaggatttcaaaaattacttGAAGCACAAGTAAAAGGAGATGAGACTTGAAGACCTAATCATAAGTCTATGAATTGAGGAAGATAATCGAAAGATGTCGGACTCCAGAGGAACAAAGCAAACAGTCGACGAGATGTCGAACCTGGATGAGCAAAAAGCCAAAAAGCCGAACCAATCCAAAAAGAATGCTCAAGGCAAGAAATTCAAGGGCACATGCTACAACTACGGAAAGCCATGACACATGTCCAAAGACTGGAAACGCCCGAAGAAACCAACCAAGAGTCAGAAGGATGTTGCGAACCAGATCGTAACTTTTGATGACATGGAATTGGATCTCACTACGATCGTATTTGAAGCCAACACGGTGATGGATAACTCGAAGCAGTGGTGGATCAATACTGGAGCAACATGTCAAATCTGTtctgataaggcgatgttctccaagtatactcaaataagtggaagaaagctctatatgggcaattccacGACATCCCTGATTTTCGGACTCGGGAAGGTTGTTCTAAAAATGATGTATGGGAAAGAGCTAAcgctcattgatgtactccatgttcttGACATCAagaagaacctagtttctggatcaGCACTTGTTAAAGTCGATTTCAGACTAGTATTTCAGTCAAACAACTTTGTACTTATGAAGAATGGTGTATTCGTAGGTAAGGGGTACTTAGAACAGAGTctgttcaaaatggttgtaatgactaTACACCGTgactttgatggtaataaaataaaagcttCCAACTACGTTGTtgtgtgttttaatttatggtatGATCGACTTGGGCATGTCAATAATAATACTCTTAAATGTCTcatcaagttaaatttattaccaaatgtCAATATGGACGAAAcccacaaatgtgaagtgtgcatggaagcaaaaatgacgagactaccttttcattcggtggaaaggtcaatgactcctctagagttaatacatagtgatctatgtgacttaaaattcgtgcaaactagaggaggtaaaaagtattttattacttttattgatgACTGTATgaggttctgttatgtctttcttttaagaagtaaagacaaaGCCTTAGAAgctttcagaacctataaaacagaagttgagaatcaacttgataaacgaattaaaataattcgtaatGATAGAGATGGAGAATATGATGCACTATTTGATGAGTTTTGTTCAGAATATGGCATTATCCATTAGgcaacggcgccttactcacctcaatcaaatgGTGTTGCTAAACATAAAAATTGGACATTAAAGGAAATGATGAAtgtcttgttgataaattcatgCTTACcccaaaacttgtggggggaagctatATTATCAACAaaccacattctcaacaaaatccctcacaagaaaaatgataaaacaccaTATAAGCTATGGAAAGCCCgtgagccatcgtacaaatacctaaaagtgtgggggtgcttagcaaaggtcgaagtacccaAGCCAAAGCAAGTAAAAATTGGActtaaaacgttcgatgcgatatttgtcggatatgcccataatagtagtgcatatcatttcatagttcacaagtcagacattcctgatattcatgtgggaacaaccatagaatctcggaatgtgatattctttgaaaacatattccCGAGTAAGAAGGGAAACAttcaaagtgataacaacggaagttctaaCAAAAATGATGTTTTTGAACTTAGTTGccataaaaggactattgacaatCAAAGCGAAGAGCCATGTCGGAGCAAACTTGTTAGAGTTGAGAAATTGTTCGGGCCGGACTTCATGACTTTTATGTTGGAAATggaccaagaacattaagtgaagttctctctagtcccgacgccccattgtggaaagaagctgtcaataatgaaatcgagtccatcatgaataaccatacttgggaattagtaggcATTCCTTCTGGTACTATACCATTAgattgtaagtggatactaaaaagCAAGTATAAAGCTaatggatcgattgacaagtATAAAGCCAAACTTGTAGCCAAAGGATATAAGCAAAAGGAAGACattgattacttcgatacctactcaccgatgacaaggattacgtccatacgagtgctgatAGCCATTGTAGCACTGTTTAACCTTGAAatacaccaaatggatgttaagactacattcttaaatggtgagttggaagaagaaatctatACGGAGTAACCCGAGGGGTTCGTAGCTCTAGGAAAAAAGGAAAAGGCGTGTCAACTTGTTAAGTCATTGTACGAACTTAAACACACGcttaaacaatggcacgaaaaatttgacaaaacaatactgtcaaacgaattcaaaataaatgaatgtgacaaatgcatttatgtcaaacacACATCTAAAGGTCATGTAATTGTttgtctatatgtagatgacatgctTATAATGGGTAGTAATCATGAGGTATTCATgagtacaaagaaaatgttgactaagaatttcgatatgaaagatatgggtctagAATATGTTAAATTGGGAGTTAAAATTCTCAAGATATCCGATGGAATAGTTTTGACACAATTTCATTATATAGAGTCAGTGTCGAAAAGGTTCAATGCGTACGATTTCTCTAtagtaaaaacacctatggatctaagtcaacacttagcgaaaaaccatggtgaacCCATACCgcaattggaatattctcggttaataggcagtttgatgtatcttgcaaactgcacacgtccaaaTATTGCTTGTGTGGTAAACAAGCCGAGTCATTTTATGAGTAATCCAaatgacacccattggaaagcattgatacgagttcttagatatttgaaatatactatgaactatggattacattacggAACGCATCCCACTGTCTTAGAGGGATATTGttatgctaattggatatcagatacaaaagattcCAAATACACTAGTGGGTGTTGGGAGATTGGTGGGCGGCTAGAAGGaaggttggatagctaggtcacccccaaattgATTACTTATCCTACaaagttagtgcgcaagcggaaatataactaactaatgaaaacagtaaagaaagaataccaaatcgctaacaagctcgatgtatcGTAGTTCGAAGATTgcttactcctactccatgacatgtccttgaggtggacgaacccttgatccttcggtggatcaatccccggcaatttcggctagagctttctctttctcggtggagcaaacctctcacaaaggatctcttcctctttacaatgatgaagttttggtttaggaggaagagagtagacttggaagctttgggcaaagactaggagttattcaataatcatgagtaacctccttcaagtccCAAAGcctcctataaataagaggagagagttgatcatcatattaaCTCATGTCAGCACTAGTCGACTAGCaaaactatcagtcgactggtgctaccgttagaggtagccaatGACTACTTTTCAACACCAACCGTTTGCCAACGAtcatttaccagtcgattggtaaaactaccaatcgactggtagttGCTGGATGagcgaacaaaatgcttctgtttTCTCCCAGTCGAATGCACCAGTcgaatgcaccagtcgactgcacctgTCGATTGCACCAGTCAATTGGTCcatacacactcacactcatcctctccggagtcacccttgaaACCCTCTTCCTTTGGccttcgtcccttagatgcacccgagcccacggctcctctccgtgtcatccttcacgttgccttgaagtctgcttccctcggctccactccgttgcttcTTGTCTGGCGGTCCCTCGGATAccttccacatcatccttcaccgactcaaggatccgagccctaggatgatcTTCCCAAGCTTAactgcaccaagctcctcatgtgtgtttcaccaagtcctgcaagactcaagcacacatatcaaatacatatgaaagtataacttaaactctttgccatgtacatcaaaatcatgatcataccgatcaaacttgggtcgattgcaccaacagtgggTGTGTATTCACAATTGGTAGAGAAgcggtatcttggaaatccacaaaATAGacatgcattgctcggtcaactatggaattgTAACGAtttcgcaagtgcacggattcatcgtcagtaatataaaagattgtcgaacccacaaaggctggttataagcactagtgatggcagacttaggattagctacactatcgatggttgtaagtaatctaagaaaatAGATTAGAAAGCGGggaatgagaactagcaacgagaagaaatcaacctagttaatgaagagttctaggagttcagtttcattgtggtggtattgatgtgtctcatgctatcctatactcattgtccatcagcatgcatTCGCTGGAAGCTAAAGCAGCCATCCTTGAGCACCAAACAAAcatgatccctatgaaatcctgttacggttaacccctgtcactagggcacctcggtagatcataAGGACATGACTTGTATTgatgttatcaaggatagaattaagaagcttagtttggtctcttacttccttgtggagaagtcacctctcctttcaaggaagtatcctagatgtccatgaatgggttatccctgtcactagggcccctcaggtgtacaatctaaggtattccctctacgaggttggcaattcctaTATAATCAATCATCATGAcaaagagatcgagtagtcgaaacaaagcaagcgaaatcatctaATGAATATAAGCGTAacatgagttttacatcaaaatcATTCCataattactccctcatcctagaacaaggactctactccatagacgccggagaaaaacccaaagacataaggaatctaaacatacaatcctcaaaagcaaagagagaaagaagaagtatgcttatccaacgacgatgagtgatcttcggattcAATCATTTGCTTCTAGAGTTGATGTGGTGTTGAAAGGTCGCTGGATCGATGTCCTGGATGGCGTGAAATGACACCAGAGTGATTCTCCTCTTGACGGCTCGCCTCCCGGCTCTCCCCCCTTgtaaaaagggttaaaaccccttttataggctagggcgcggcGCGGCAGCACGATCATGCAAGGATGGCACGACCGTGGCCTTTCTTGGCTCTGGGTGCGCTGCACAGCCGTGCCAATTGGTACGGCCGTGTGATGATGGGACTCGGTTCTggggacacggccgtgcagggttgcacgatcgTGTGCTGCTTGATCTCGGTCAtgggaggcacgaccgtgcaaggttgcacggtcgtgttctgATCTACCTCTAGGTTggccgcacggccgtgcaaggattgCACAACCATGCACTTCTCCTCTTCATTTTGGCCACACGATCGTGCAAGGTTTGCATAACCGTGTTCTCTAGCTCGCTCTGGTGCGTCGACAAATGTTGTTTTCGCTCCGAAAGTTgttcctgtcaacacaaaaccaagcAAAGAGAAGATATCTgtgcaaaagagtatatatgatgaatacatgataaaagaggtgatcataccaagaatatgtacgtataaagcaagcGAATGTGCATAAAAGAATGCATAAACtgtcataatatttacgcacatcacacccccagacttgaacctttgcttgtcctcaagaaaaacaCTACAAACTATGCTCATGAGCGCCtgacagtgtttcataatccctagtgcattcgcctaactctatcaactagtttcattgataagcatgattgtggagttaCTTAAGTATGGCCTAAGTATAAGTTCTTTGTGTTTGGTGCAATAAGTAGTTCAAaatcttcaagtttcaattctttgtcctagttaagtcattatacaattgagttcctaatgttcccggtgataagtacttacctgccacacacttggttcatttttcttaagttacacaaggtctcaaaggatgctactcagaatcaagagaaacataacattcatttccccagtaacctaactcgatctcaaaggggtgaatcattagtttccactcacgacaactatttttttatcccttattcattttttttggtGTTatagtgtagcactaatcacacatgcgggatgcatatgttgggatttagattttttcaaatgagcttccatgatccgaggtcatctagtaaccaaaatgtaaataagaaatccccatgggaacacaaatactaaacaatttggatgaatcataactatttcaaaaatatttctactattcaagcttaagtacttaggtgtagtgtaaataagatccttaaggttaggccaaaacttataccaaactccgtacaatacttggcttatttcatgctactagagatagagaaaggagatacatcaaacatactaacactatcttaacaactcataaactaagaaaatgctagtcattttgctatcagacaagtagcagaaaaagtagaaggtttgatgttctcaaatatgcctcaaaactagaaatgtgaataaacaaaacaaagtgcaaataaaaatatgaaactagaaAAACGCAAATAAACAAAACagactaataaaaataaaatatgcaaggaaaaaataaaatgcaaaaagaaaagaaaacttgactcgactcaggttgtgcagacagacacaacaccccccagacttagactttttatcgtcccgatgaaatcaatacggtggcgggggtgggggataagggggtccccgatgtgtgccaaggggaaatctaggcatacctGGAAGATGACCAAGGTGCTGATGATATTGATATAaggcatctacttgttgtctagtgatatccatatcatccataaaatttctcattctttcctggtcaacgTCATAGTCCTGAACAAACCCTATCACCTGACTATAGAAGTCCCtagtgaactgaaaatgatcctgtacctccctaaactggtcgtcagataacttgaagcgaccctccaacaatcgttgttgggtattttgcttctcatgaagggagtctaaagaggcacggaaatcagaaaaatcaaatctagaggatcccgtgccatatgcaaaagagtgcctaggaggttccgGATGTCCGAAAGGCTGTGGGAATCCTGATGatgagggctcttggtggtactcggtTTCTTCTAAGATGGAGGGTACAGTCTCGGGGTGTAAATCCGTAATCACCCAATTTGGGGGGTcgcgaactgaagtgcgctcggggcaaggaaggggtaatggaaaaccattggtCTTAGGGAAAgcaaacccattctcatcccgacaaatcatcttcatagcaAGAAAAGAATtgatgtcgatcttgtcattaccatgaataacctctaatccatcaagttCACAACCCGGATTGAATGCTACTTGGGTtatcaatccaccaaacactatcatccccgaagatgcctTAGTTGCCCTCAACAAAGTTTGCAAAATATGGaatccggaatcaaaatcaactttattttacatcgcccaaagagaatagagttctatctttctaaccaccccatcgctctctcctcgaccaaagatcgttttgctcatcactcagtgaaggtatctaaaggtcgggttttgcatgcgggatgccttggctctagagggttcataagggtcttTTGATTCGGTTATTGATGTCCAAAATTTATTCCATCTTATTTCATCACTAAATCCTCAGGCACCACAATGGGTAAaccaaaataattattgaaatcactaaaagtccaccaaacttctttattcatcatcctaaaagttatgactCCTACatagtcatcctcagaagaaaatttaacatcaatcgaacttaaaaattcaaggactagccGGAGGTAAGTCAATGCATGagcgtacataatatcattccaatctaaagaaCTAATCATTCAATCTATATCGTCCCTAATTCCTAGCATGTCCATAGTAATGGGgtccatatatttagtgcatgtAATTTTCATAGCGATGAGGATATCAAATCTAGCTTTTTGATCATGATTTCTAAAGACAATATTGAACTTgttttcgttaccttcgtcgcgtgccacccttttttcctttgcctttggaagaagaagccttccctttgcctttgtcgcctcctggtgcatctccttcgccagatccactgcttcctcgacgaagtctcttcaagatctacGACATGGTGCAAGGttttgaggaatttcttgtggagatgggtcttgaggatgaaagaggaggagaaggaaggaaaaaTAGGAAAGGTTCTTCTCACTTTTCGGATTTGTGGCTTGAAGAAAAAGTGTTAGATCCAGATGTAGATCTAAGCAAAAGTGAGCTCTAGAGGTGGGGAATTAGGGTTTAATGAGGTGTAGCAGAGAGGAGAAGGcttttgggagagaaggagatggaaATAGGGTTTTTTTGGAGAAGTGGGTGTTGCACATGGGCAGGGGCACGACCATGTCTTATAAACACGGCCAGGTTAGGTGGGCCtctgcacggccgtgccgattggcacgaccTCCTCTTTTCTCCCCTCGGCCATTGTCGCACGGCTGTGTCAATTGGCACGACTCAGTCCTTCCCCTTCTCTGGCCATGTCTCATGGCCATGCTAATTGGCACGACCTAAGCTTTCTTCTTCTCTGGCAgtctcgcacggccgtgccaagtggCATGGCCTATGTCCTTCTTCTCTCTACataggccacacgaccgtgtaaggttgcACGGGCCGTGGCCTTCATTCTTCTACTAGCTTCGCACGAtcgtgtgggatcacacgaccGACTCCTTTAGGCTTACGGTGACTCGCCTTTCACTCTTTCAGTTCCTCTGacgcctccacgcccatgaaatgCTAACAGCTAACTCATGGAGGTTCTGCACATCCTGAAAACgaatacccaaaaataaagaaataaaaaaatgctCAACTAAACTATAACAACAAACTAGcatgaaaaacccttgggttgcctcccaagaagcgcttgttttaggtctttagctcgaccccatttcagctagtgtggactaaacccatggaagcacaACTCTCCTCCTTGGGTTAATGCTCCATCCTGCGCCTTTAGTTTCACACGTGCAGGACAAATGTATTTCTTATTGCTCGCTGGAGGGGAACTCTCATGGAAACTGCACTCCTATACTTTGTGTATGTTGATTTTGCTAGAATTGTTCTGAGAAGAGGGGTTGCAGATGgaggaattagataaatcaaactcGATCTTTTCTTTGCCGAACTCCAAGGAGAATCTGTGACTTTTTACATCAATGATGGCTCCAGCTGTGgtaaggaatggtcttccaaggatgatcggtatcttggggtcttcctccatatccaagATGATGAAATCTGTGAGAATGATATATTCAcccacttctactggcacatcttccactattcccattgggtatctgcatgaatggtcagctaattgtAGTGTCATAGTGgtcagtttaatgttctggagGCCCAACTTCTTGCATAAAGAGTACGGAAGTAGGCTAACGCTGGCCCCTAAGTCGCAGAAAGCTCTCGGTATGAGTTCAAAACCAATTTTGCACGATATGGAGAAACTTCCTAGATCCTGAAGCTTTGGTGGAGAATTTGCCATAAGGAGAGCGCTGCAATTCTTTGTTAATGCCACGGTCTCGAAGTCACCCTTTTGCCTCCTGTTAGATAAAATACCCTTTAAGAACTTTGTGAACTTCGAcatttggtgcagtgcatctatcagtggtacttctatgcaaatttccttaatcttcttca contains:
- the LOC122023132 gene encoding uncharacterized protein LOC122023132, giving the protein MDEINDGSTAIPYGKKTEKFNGIDFKRWQQKMLFYLTMLNLVQFLHEDPPAAMEGKSDNKTACNMWMHGDFLCHNYVLNALDNVLYNVYCSIEMAKSLWESLEKKYKTKNAGLKKFIVGWFLDFKMMDSKSVTSQVQDMQLIMHDLDAEGMKLNESFKLVAVIEKLPLSWKDFKNYLKHK